Proteins encoded together in one Sceloporus undulatus isolate JIND9_A2432 ecotype Alabama chromosome 4, SceUnd_v1.1, whole genome shotgun sequence window:
- the LOC121929732 gene encoding MRG/MORF4L-binding protein encodes MGDAESSASEASGPTKALAVPAVAPEPPPSSSSQASASEESAASSASGASASAGAMPTPAAATAAPPPPPPPLPLPPVPVVWSPEVEVCLFHAMLGHKPVGVNRHFHMICIRDKFSQNIGRQISSKVIWDHLSTMYDMQALHESEILPFPNSEKNFILPEEIIQEVKEGKVMAEDDVKEEIKEEMESHGGPEEVYASLGSLAKTAEKPSGKEKERSSSESGSKEGSDKRKRNRVTEKVLNANSNPSSPSAAKRRRT; translated from the exons ATGGGCGACGCAGAGAGCTCTGCCTCGGAGGCGTCGGGCCCCACGAAGGCCCTGGCTGTCCCCGCCGTGGCTCCGGAgccgcctccctcctcctcctcgcaggCCTCGGCCTCCGAGGAAAGCGCGGCCTCCTCCGCCAGCGGCGCCTCGGCCTCGGCGGGGGCCATGCCGACCCCCGCAGCCGCCACCGCcgcgcctccgcctccgccgcccCCGCTTCCCCTGCCGCCCGTCCCCGTGGTCTGGAGCCCCGAGGTGGAGGTGTGCCTCTTCCACGCCATGCTGGGACACAAGCCcgtcg GTGTGAATCGGCATTTTCACATGATCTGTATCCGAGACAAGTTCAGTCAAAATATTGGGAGACAGATTTCTTCTAAAGTCATTTGGGACCACTTGAGTACCATGTACGACATGCAAGCGCTA CATGAATCCGAGATTCTTCCCTTTCCCAACTCAGAAAAAAACTTCATTCTCCCTGAAGAAATTATTCAAGAGGTAAAAGAAG GTAAAGTGATGGCTGAAGATGATgtcaaagaagaaataaaagaagagatGGAATCACATGGAGGACCAGAAGAAG TATATGCATCACTGGGAAGCCTggcaaaaacagctgaaaagccaagtggcaaggagaaagagagaagctcATCTGAATCTGGATCCAAAGAAGGATCAGATAAAAGGAAGCGGAACAGAGTCACAGAGAAAGTCTTAAATGCAAACAGCAATCCTTCCAGTCCAAGTGCTGCAAAACGGCGCAGAACATAA